In Porites lutea chromosome 1, jaPorLute2.1, whole genome shotgun sequence, a single genomic region encodes these proteins:
- the LOC140932626 gene encoding matrilin-4-like → MVDASETIGGEANFELVKQFVKSVFHSFWKSGGVRYGLVVFGNDDAKVVFTFGQYASITQVDSAVDGVTLMNGTCNAGVALSKCHNDLFAGISRRPRALLVVIAGRSFDGVSSGAASLKLNGVKITVIGIGGGVVHSQLADMAYPSSYVLTSPSFDHLDAIAGYAFSVCSPGKDFLTLTFCVSDDGNECNLTLEALGDVMYIKSVKDYILKYLCIWSIYKDLFSLE, encoded by the exons ATGGTGGATGCGTCAGAGACTATTGGCGGAGAAGCAAATTTTGAACTCGTCAAACAGTTCGTCAAAAGCGTGTTTCATTCATTCTGGAAGAGTGGTGGCGTGCGGTACGGTTTAGTGGTATTCGGAAACGATGACGCCAAG GTGGTGTTTACATTTGGTCAGTACGCATCGATAACTCAGGTTGACTCAGCAGTGGATGGAGTGACTTTGATGAATGGCACATGCAATGCGGGTGTTGCCCTTTCCAAGTGTCACAATGATCTTTTTGCTGGTATTTCCAGACGACCACGCGCCCTACTTGTGGTGATTGCTGGCCGATCGTTTGATGGAGTATCAAGTGGTGCTGCGTCCTTGAAGTTAAACGGAGTCAAGATAACTGTAATAGGAATAGGGGGAGGAGTCGTGCACTCACAACTCGCAGACATGGCTTATCCTTCCTCCTATGTCCTGACATCCCCTTCCTTTGATCATTTGGATGCCATCGCGGGTTATGCCTTTTCTGTCTGCTCTCCAGGTAAGGATTTTCTTACTCTTACTTTTTGCGTATCAGATGACGGAAATGAATGTAACCTTACTTTAGAGGCCTTGGGCGATGTTATGTATATCAAAAGTGTGAAggattatattttaaaataccttTGTATATGGTCAATATACAAGGATCTATTTAGTCTCGAATAG